One Capsicum annuum cultivar UCD-10X-F1 unplaced genomic scaffold, UCD10Xv1.1 ctg70012, whole genome shotgun sequence DNA window includes the following coding sequences:
- the LOC124894118 gene encoding ATP-dependent DNA helicase PIF2-like has protein sequence MIIWDEEPMASHWTIETIDRSFRDILDIDAPFGGKEMVFGGDFCQLLPVIPKSTRTEMVNASLVKSYLWHQMKKIKLTRNMRAKTDSSFSELLLRIGNWEEPTIRDDLVLLPKQLAIETKSDGTGTNALIEQIFLELDKNVDSAKYITEQDDTNNYYQEDYLNTLTPNGLPPH, from the exons ATGATTATCTGGGACGAAGAGCCTATGGCTAGCCATTGGACAATTGAAACAATTGATAGGAGCTTCAGAGATATACTTGATATTGACGCACCCTTTGGTGGGAAAGAAATGGTTTTCGGAGGTGATTTTTGTCAGTTATTACCAGTAATTCCAAAATCTACAAGGACTGAAATGGTAAATGCAAGTTTGGTAAAGTCGTACTTGTGGCATCAGATGAAAAAGATTAAGTTGACAAGAAATATGAGGGCGAAAACAGATTCATCATTTAGTGAACTCTTACTACGCATAGGTAACTGGGAGGAGCCTACAATAAGAGATGATTTGGTACTACTTCCAAAACAATTAGCTATTGAAACTAAGAGTGATGGTACTGGAACAAATGCTTTAATAGAGCAAATATTTTTGGAGTTGGATAAAAATGTTGATTCTGCAAAATACATAACTGAAC AGGATGATACCAACAACTACTATCAGGAAGATTACTTAAATACTCTAACACCAAACGGTCTACCTCCACACAG